One window from the genome of Acinetobacter lanii encodes:
- a CDS encoding oligosaccharide flippase family protein, with protein MIAKLFAKYQSIGLITLSLLAGAIMTFIALPVLTRLYSVADFGAYGIALAIVSILSTVANLRLDQALLVAEEQDKKSLIFEGAVFSTAIAIVSGIIISFILNVEMAGAVATGVLANTLIQSLYNYQFSAHKEYFCAALNIFRSAIVVAVQLSLPLVMQISLVNSYNVSSIIMIVAVLIYLLKHQLYQVSWQAFKNYKDFIYSNTPHALLNSFSHNLPYYVVSHFVGVQAMGFYAIVERTLRVPINLISQTLRQFFIRKFKTTESNQSALKASVLLSLVSLPLFAIFFILPESVYLWIFGSEWVGISAYFQILALGYWAIFCNPPSSAFLIAKRNSQVLFKLQIVELIIKFALFTGLYVLFENKIYMLLAVPVALIIYNFAILYVVWRNKN; from the coding sequence ATGATTGCGAAACTTTTCGCAAAGTATCAGTCGATTGGGCTGATTACCTTAAGTTTACTGGCAGGTGCGATAATGACATTTATCGCACTTCCTGTTTTAACGCGCCTATATTCTGTTGCGGACTTTGGGGCTTATGGGATTGCTTTAGCGATTGTTAGTATTTTATCCACGGTTGCCAATTTACGTTTAGATCAAGCTTTATTGGTTGCTGAGGAACAGGATAAAAAAAGCCTGATTTTTGAAGGAGCAGTGTTCTCAACGGCGATTGCAATTGTCAGTGGTATTATCATCAGCTTTATTTTAAATGTTGAAATGGCAGGTGCAGTGGCTACAGGCGTACTTGCCAATACGCTGATTCAAAGTCTGTATAATTATCAATTTTCTGCGCACAAAGAATATTTTTGTGCAGCTTTAAATATTTTTAGAAGTGCGATTGTGGTGGCGGTGCAACTGTCTTTGCCATTGGTGATGCAGATCAGTTTGGTCAATAGCTATAACGTCAGTTCGATCATCATGATTGTGGCGGTACTGATTTATTTACTAAAACACCAGCTCTATCAAGTGAGTTGGCAGGCTTTTAAAAACTATAAAGACTTTATCTATAGCAATACACCACATGCTTTGCTGAATAGTTTTTCGCATAACTTGCCTTACTATGTGGTGTCGCATTTTGTGGGTGTACAGGCGATGGGTTTCTACGCCATTGTCGAGCGGACTTTGCGTGTGCCAATCAATCTGATTTCACAAACCTTACGTCAGTTTTTTATTCGTAAGTTCAAAACCACAGAATCCAATCAAAGTGCTTTAAAGGCAAGTGTGTTGTTAAGTTTGGTATCACTGCCGTTATTTGCCATTTTCTTTATTTTGCCTGAATCTGTCTATTTATGGATTTTTGGTAGTGAATGGGTTGGCATCTCAGCATATTTTCAAATTCTAGCTTTGGGCTATTGGGCGATTTTCTGTAATCCTCCTAGCTCGGCTTTTCTGATTGCTAAGCGCAACAGTCAAGTCTTGTTTAAACTGCAAATCGTTGAACTGATCATTAAATTCGCATTATTTACAGGACTATATGTTTTATTTGAGAATAAAATTTATATGCTATTGGCAGTGCCTGTCGCACTGATCATTTATAACTTTGCCATTTTATATGTGGTGTGGAGAAACAAAAACTGA
- a CDS encoding NAD-dependent epimerase/dehydratase family protein yields MNQYQQVCENLKAVPKTWLVTGVAGFIGSNLLETLLKLDQTVIGLDNFATGHQHNLDEVQASVTAEQWAKFRFIEGDIRQFADCQKACAGVDYVLHEAALGSVPRSIADPITTNETNISGFLNMLTAARDAGVASFTYAASSSTYGDHPALPKVEENIGKPLSPYAVTKYVNELYADVFAKTYSFKAIGLRYFNVFGQRQDPNGAYAAVIPKWTASMINGEDVFINGDGETSRDFCFIDNTVQANILAATASDEAKNQVYNVAVGDRTTLNELYRAIQVALATNDVKFERDPVYRDFRAGDVRHSQASIAKIQQHLGYAPEFKIAEGIQLAMRWYVNNLK; encoded by the coding sequence ATGAATCAATATCAACAGGTATGTGAAAACCTCAAAGCTGTACCTAAAACATGGCTTGTCACTGGTGTTGCAGGCTTTATCGGCTCAAACCTTTTAGAAACACTACTGAAACTTGATCAAACTGTCATTGGTTTAGATAACTTTGCGACAGGTCATCAGCATAACCTCGATGAAGTTCAAGCATCGGTAACTGCTGAGCAATGGGCAAAATTTCGCTTTATTGAAGGCGATATTCGTCAGTTTGCAGATTGCCAAAAAGCCTGTGCAGGTGTGGATTATGTATTGCATGAGGCAGCGCTCGGTTCAGTCCCACGCTCGATTGCCGATCCGATTACTACCAATGAAACCAATATCAGCGGTTTTTTAAATATGCTGACGGCAGCACGAGATGCCGGTGTGGCAAGCTTTACTTATGCAGCAAGTAGCTCGACCTATGGCGACCATCCTGCATTGCCAAAAGTCGAAGAAAATATCGGTAAGCCCTTGTCACCTTATGCGGTGACCAAATATGTCAATGAACTGTATGCCGATGTATTTGCGAAAACCTATAGTTTTAAAGCCATTGGTCTGCGTTACTTCAATGTGTTTGGTCAACGCCAAGATCCAAATGGTGCCTATGCAGCGGTGATTCCAAAATGGACGGCATCGATGATCAATGGTGAAGATGTCTTCATTAATGGTGATGGTGAAACTAGTCGTGACTTCTGTTTTATCGATAATACGGTTCAAGCCAATATTTTGGCGGCAACTGCATCGGATGAAGCGAAGAATCAGGTCTATAACGTGGCTGTGGGTGACCGTACTACGCTGAATGAATTGTACCGTGCCATTCAAGTGGCGCTTGCGACCAATGATGTGAAGTTTGAGCGTGATCCAGTGTACCGTGATTTCCGTGCAGGCGATGTGCGTCATTCACAAGCGAGTATTGCCAAAATTCAGCAACATTTGGGCTATGCACCTGAGTTTAAAATTGCTGAAGGCATTCAACTCGCGATGCGTTGGTATGTGAACAACTTAAAATGA
- the tviB gene encoding Vi polysaccharide biosynthesis UDP-N-acetylglucosamine C-6 dehydrogenase TviB, producing MMQRTELKMAIIGLGYVGLPLAVEFGKKVPVIGFDIHQKRIDELKSGQDHTLEVSPEELKQSTQLSYSANLHDLKDCNFFIVTVPTPIDQYKQPDLTPLVKASQSIAQVLKKGDIVVYESTVYPGATEEVCIPELEKGSGLIFNQDFYAGYSPERINPGDKLHRVTNILKITSGSTPEVADFVDEVYNLVIEAGTHKASSIKVAEAAKVIENTQRDVNIALINELAVIFNKMGIDTEAVLQAAGTKWNFLPFRPGLVGGHCIGVDPYYLTHKAQAIGYHPEIILAGRRLNDGMGAYVVTQLVKAMLKKRIQVEDAKVLILGLSFKENCPDIRNTRIIDIVNELKEYDIQPDVYDPWVSAAEAEHEYGLSPISTLENGKYDAVILAVAHEQFKAMGADAIRALGKSAHVLYDLKYVLSPSESDLRL from the coding sequence ATGATGCAACGCACTGAGCTAAAAATGGCCATTATTGGCTTAGGTTATGTCGGTTTACCCTTAGCGGTTGAGTTTGGTAAGAAAGTACCGGTGATTGGTTTTGATATCCATCAAAAACGGATAGATGAATTGAAATCAGGCCAAGATCATACTTTAGAAGTATCTCCTGAAGAATTAAAACAATCCACACAATTAAGCTACAGTGCAAATTTACACGATTTAAAAGACTGTAATTTTTTTATTGTCACAGTGCCCACCCCAATTGATCAATATAAACAGCCAGATTTAACTCCTTTAGTGAAAGCCTCTCAAAGTATTGCTCAAGTGCTTAAGAAAGGCGATATCGTGGTGTATGAGTCGACGGTCTATCCAGGCGCGACTGAAGAAGTGTGTATTCCAGAACTTGAAAAAGGTTCAGGGCTGATTTTCAATCAAGACTTTTATGCCGGTTATAGCCCAGAGCGCATTAACCCCGGTGATAAACTGCACCGCGTCACCAATATTCTCAAAATTACCTCAGGCTCTACCCCTGAAGTCGCTGATTTTGTCGATGAGGTCTATAACCTCGTGATTGAAGCCGGTACACATAAGGCATCGAGTATTAAAGTCGCTGAAGCTGCCAAAGTCATTGAAAATACGCAACGTGATGTCAACATTGCACTCATTAATGAGCTTGCGGTGATCTTTAATAAAATGGGCATTGATACCGAAGCGGTGCTTCAAGCGGCAGGGACGAAATGGAACTTCTTGCCTTTCCGTCCAGGTCTTGTTGGTGGTCACTGTATTGGGGTGGATCCGTATTATCTCACCCATAAAGCACAAGCGATTGGTTATCATCCTGAAATTATTTTAGCAGGTCGCCGTCTCAATGATGGTATGGGCGCTTATGTCGTGACTCAACTGGTTAAAGCCATGCTGAAAAAACGTATTCAGGTGGAAGATGCCAAAGTCCTAATTTTGGGTCTCAGCTTTAAAGAAAACTGTCCAGATATTCGTAATACCCGTATCATTGATATCGTGAATGAATTGAAAGAATACGACATTCAACCGGATGTGTATGATCCTTGGGTGAGTGCTGCTGAGGCTGAACATGAATATGGTCTGAGCCCAATTTCGACTTTAGAAAATGGCAAGTATGATGCTGTCATCTTAGCGGTGGCTCATGAGCAATTTAAAGCCATGGGTGCAGATGCGATCCGTGCTTTAGGTAAATCAGCGCATGTTTTATATGATTTAAAATATGTACTTTCCCCATCAGAATCTGATCTTCGTTTGTAA
- a CDS encoding polysaccharide biosynthesis/export family protein — protein MRQLKLLRALTILLPLTGCAIAPGLQTYDLPESGVHKTDQGSELAVVQLTQENIPAITATGSQHLNSVVHLFNRDQGTYRLSAGDVLSIQLWAYPEITPPIQDISNIKASGYPIDSSGNVQLPLIGQVRIAGKTLAETNRFLRSQFAKYLKHPDVVVRVLSYEGRRYFVNGQVLKSGQYTLNDQPISIYTALGQAGGINTETGDNTNIQLIRQGQTYDLNVLELEKQGLSLHNLLIQPNDTIFVNTKANQKLYVMGESSRSQAIALRDQGMTLSDVLGESEGINPYSASAAKIYVMRTDLATKQSTVYHLNLSSFGNLGLANQFQMKKNDIVYIDATGLTRWQRIVNQIIPFSSALYSFDQLGK, from the coding sequence GTGAGACAACTAAAATTATTAAGAGCCTTAACAATTTTATTGCCATTAACAGGATGTGCTATTGCACCCGGATTGCAAACCTATGATTTACCTGAATCAGGGGTACATAAAACGGATCAAGGTTCTGAACTAGCCGTTGTTCAACTAACGCAAGAAAATATTCCAGCCATTACAGCAACCGGATCACAGCATTTAAATTCAGTAGTGCATTTGTTTAACCGTGATCAGGGTACTTATCGACTCAGTGCCGGTGATGTTTTGTCGATTCAATTATGGGCCTACCCTGAAATTACCCCGCCGATCCAAGACATTTCCAACATTAAAGCTTCAGGCTATCCAATCGACTCCAGTGGAAACGTACAACTTCCTTTAATCGGTCAAGTGCGTATTGCAGGCAAAACCTTGGCTGAAACCAATCGATTTTTACGCAGTCAATTTGCCAAATACTTAAAACATCCTGATGTTGTGGTCCGTGTGCTGTCTTATGAAGGTCGCCGTTACTTCGTCAATGGTCAAGTCCTGAAAAGTGGTCAATATACTTTAAATGATCAGCCGATTAGTATTTACACTGCACTCGGTCAAGCGGGCGGGATCAACACAGAAACAGGTGACAACACCAATATTCAATTGATTCGACAAGGTCAAACCTATGACCTGAATGTCTTAGAACTCGAAAAACAAGGTCTGTCATTACACAATCTATTGATTCAACCGAATGACACTATTTTCGTCAATACCAAAGCCAATCAAAAGCTGTATGTCATGGGTGAATCAAGTAGAAGTCAAGCCATCGCACTGCGTGATCAAGGCATGACATTAAGCGATGTATTGGGTGAAAGTGAAGGGATTAACCCTTATTCGGCCAGTGCTGCCAAAATTTACGTGATGCGTACTGATTTAGCGACCAAGCAGTCTACGGTTTACCATTTGAATTTAAGCAGTTTTGGTAATTTAGGTTTGGCTAATCAATTTCAAATGAAGAAAAATGACATTGTTTATATTGATGCCACCGGCCTGACGCGTTGGCAACGTATTGTCAATCAAATCATCCCCTTCTCTAGCGCACTGTATAGCTTTGATCAGTTGGGTAAATAA
- a CDS encoding low molecular weight protein-tyrosine-phosphatase has translation MDIQNILVVCVGNICRSPTAEFLLKKNHPNLHIESAGLSAMVGHPADDKAIACMDALNIDMRSHVAKQITAKLIKKSDLILVMSSNQQKHIEQTWPFAKGKVFRLGHWQGQNVPDPYQLDQAFFEQTCKNIATYVADWQSHI, from the coding sequence ATGGACATTCAAAATATCCTTGTGGTGTGTGTCGGAAATATCTGTCGTAGCCCAACCGCTGAATTTTTACTTAAGAAAAACCATCCAAATCTACATATTGAGTCGGCAGGTTTATCTGCTATGGTCGGGCATCCGGCGGATGATAAAGCCATTGCCTGTATGGATGCATTGAATATTGATATGCGTTCCCATGTGGCCAAGCAGATCACAGCTAAGCTCATCAAGAAATCAGATTTGATTTTGGTGATGAGTAGTAACCAACAAAAACATATTGAACAGACTTGGCCCTTTGCTAAAGGCAAAGTGTTCCGTTTAGGACATTGGCAAGGACAAAATGTGCCTGATCCTTATCAATTAGATCAAGCCTTTTTTGAGCAGACTTGTAAAAATATCGCCACTTATGTTGCTGATTGGCAATCACATATTTAA
- a CDS encoding polysaccharide biosynthesis tyrosine autokinase, protein MNQNSNTNDDTIDLKELFFSLIAQWKVIALCVILSLICALLYLRVTPPTYSSDALLQVEDSKGAGAAALLGDLGSALPGGVGGKSAADAEIEILNSRMVLGRAIQDLNLDIQIKDNANTLLNRLISKEHTQLQYKNNLVLFKNQHAQLAIKQFQVPEFYLDKPLTLSFNASNQLQLSYKDQVVFKGKSNGLNTLRDDKGLWKVEIFQQVKTNQSFNITKLALPTAVKQLQSNYAVGERGKQSGVIGLNYNGPDKQHITQVLNRILSIYQTQNVERKSLESKQTLSFLDKQLPELKKQLEDSEIKFNEFREKYQTFDVTQEAELMLKQNVELAKMKLELQQQQAELSSKYTNDHPLMAAINAQLAEINQKTGQMTQTIKRLPETQRLYLQLYRDVKVNTELYTALLNSYQQLKISKAGEIGNVRIIDHAVEPVKPVKPKSLIVLVLSLFVGGFIGTLIALLRNLLQSGIKDSTQIENELDLPVYATVPRSPIQESRMNVLRKKKTIPILAVKNSEDVAIESLRSIRTAIHFALADAKNNVIAISGPAPEVGKSFISINLATIFAQSNKRVLLLDLDLRRGYLHKYFERDVSPGLTEILSDKASLNTAIFATGVPNLDFISRGKSPNNPSEMLSSQKFKDLLEQLSSQYDHIIMDTPPVLAVTDGIILAQYSGVNLIVARYAKTHMKELELTVAKFDQAGTKVNGIILNDVRSTPGGGGYNYSYAYGSHKDD, encoded by the coding sequence ATGAATCAAAATTCGAATACCAATGACGATACCATTGACTTAAAAGAATTATTTTTTTCGCTCATTGCGCAATGGAAAGTGATTGCACTGTGCGTCATTCTGAGTCTCATTTGTGCCTTATTATATTTACGTGTCACCCCGCCAACGTATTCAAGCGATGCTTTGTTACAAGTAGAAGACAGTAAGGGTGCGGGGGCAGCGGCACTTTTAGGTGATCTTGGCTCTGCACTGCCTGGGGGCGTAGGCGGTAAATCGGCTGCCGATGCTGAAATTGAGATTCTCAACTCACGTATGGTACTTGGTAGAGCGATTCAAGATTTGAATTTGGATATTCAAATCAAAGATAACGCAAATACTCTGCTGAATCGCCTAATCTCAAAAGAGCATACACAACTCCAATATAAAAATAATTTGGTTCTGTTTAAAAATCAACATGCGCAGTTGGCAATTAAACAGTTTCAAGTGCCAGAATTCTATCTCGATAAACCTTTGACACTAAGCTTTAATGCGAGCAATCAACTTCAATTGAGCTATAAAGATCAAGTGGTATTTAAGGGTAAATCGAATGGCTTAAATACACTACGCGATGACAAAGGCTTATGGAAAGTTGAAATATTTCAACAGGTTAAGACAAATCAAAGCTTCAACATCACCAAACTGGCTCTACCGACTGCCGTTAAACAATTGCAAAGTAACTATGCTGTGGGTGAACGAGGAAAGCAATCGGGTGTGATTGGTCTGAACTATAACGGTCCAGATAAACAGCATATCACGCAAGTGTTGAATCGAATTCTGAGCATTTATCAAACACAAAATGTTGAACGTAAAAGTTTAGAATCAAAACAAACCTTAAGTTTCTTAGACAAGCAATTACCTGAACTTAAAAAACAACTTGAAGACTCTGAAATCAAGTTCAATGAATTCCGTGAAAAGTATCAGACCTTTGATGTGACGCAAGAAGCAGAATTAATGCTCAAGCAAAATGTCGAATTGGCGAAAATGAAGCTAGAATTACAACAACAACAGGCTGAACTATCTTCTAAATACACCAATGATCATCCACTGATGGCTGCCATCAATGCCCAATTGGCCGAGATCAATCAAAAAACCGGGCAAATGACCCAGACCATTAAACGGTTGCCTGAAACGCAGCGTTTATATTTACAGCTTTATCGTGATGTTAAAGTGAATACTGAACTGTATACCGCACTGCTTAACAGTTACCAACAGCTTAAAATTTCTAAAGCTGGTGAGATTGGGAATGTACGTATCATTGACCATGCGGTTGAACCTGTAAAACCAGTCAAACCAAAAAGCTTAATCGTATTAGTGTTATCACTGTTCGTTGGTGGTTTTATTGGGACTTTAATTGCGCTACTACGTAACTTATTACAATCAGGCATTAAAGACTCGACTCAAATTGAAAATGAACTCGATCTTCCAGTATATGCGACTGTACCGCGCTCTCCGATTCAGGAAAGTCGTATGAATGTACTCCGTAAAAAGAAAACGATTCCAATCTTAGCGGTTAAAAATAGTGAGGATGTGGCAATTGAAAGCCTACGAAGTATTCGTACCGCGATTCATTTTGCATTGGCAGATGCCAAGAACAATGTGATTGCGATTTCTGGACCGGCACCAGAAGTCGGAAAATCTTTTATCTCAATTAATTTAGCCACGATTTTTGCTCAAAGCAATAAACGCGTGTTATTACTCGATTTGGATTTAAGACGCGGTTATTTACACAAATATTTTGAGCGTGATGTTAGTCCAGGTTTAACAGAAATCTTAAGTGATAAGGCTTCTTTAAATACTGCAATTTTTGCAACAGGAGTGCCTAATTTAGACTTTATATCGCGCGGTAAGAGTCCAAATAATCCATCTGAAATGCTCAGTTCTCAAAAATTTAAAGATTTATTAGAGCAGCTTTCAAGTCAATATGATCATATTATTATGGACACACCTCCAGTCTTGGCTGTGACCGATGGCATTATTCTGGCTCAATATTCGGGTGTAAATTTAATTGTGGCGCGTTATGCCAAAACCCATATGAAAGAACTCGAACTGACTGTGGCGAAATTTGATCAGGCCGGCACTAAAGTGAATGGTATTATTCTCAATGATGTGAGATCAACACCAGGTGGTGGCGGTTATAACTATTCTTATGCCTATGGTTCACATAAAGATGATTAA
- a CDS encoding FKBP-type peptidyl-prolyl cis-trans isomerase, producing MSKALPIAVAVLLGGAALVPVYYATQHPADASASTVSQSSKPVEKISYALGYEVASQTPEEVDSNAFISGIRDARAKKERQFTDEELQAAYADFQKEMQNKQINDAKAVKPEAQPASAANKDVNFLAENAKKDGVKTTASGLQYKITQQGKGKQPNAQSVVKVHYTGKLLDGKVFDSSVERGQPVEFPLNQVIPGWTEGLQLMKEGSKATLYIPAQLAYGEQGVPGTIPPNSTLIFDVELIKVN from the coding sequence ATGAGTAAAGCCTTACCCATCGCTGTTGCAGTTCTTTTAGGCGGCGCTGCACTTGTCCCTGTTTATTATGCAACTCAACACCCTGCTGATGCCTCTGCAAGCACAGTATCTCAATCATCAAAACCTGTTGAAAAAATCAGTTATGCACTCGGTTATGAAGTGGCAAGTCAAACCCCTGAAGAAGTCGATAGCAATGCCTTCATCAGCGGTATCCGTGATGCACGTGCCAAGAAAGAGCGTCAATTTACCGATGAAGAATTACAAGCCGCTTATGCTGATTTCCAAAAAGAAATGCAGAACAAACAAATCAATGATGCCAAAGCGGTAAAGCCTGAAGCACAGCCTGCTTCTGCAGCCAATAAAGATGTGAACTTCTTAGCAGAAAACGCTAAAAAAGACGGCGTTAAGACTACAGCATCAGGCTTACAGTACAAAATTACCCAGCAAGGTAAAGGGAAGCAACCGAATGCACAGTCTGTGGTGAAAGTACATTACACTGGCAAACTACTCGATGGTAAAGTGTTTGATAGCTCAGTTGAACGTGGTCAACCGGTTGAGTTCCCATTGAACCAAGTGATTCCAGGTTGGACTGAAGGTCTCCAACTTATGAAAGAAGGGTCTAAAGCAACGCTTTACATCCCTGCGCAGTTGGCTTATGGCGAACAAGGTGTTCCAGGGACGATTCCACCGAACAGTACTTTAATTTTCGATGTTGAATTAATTAAAGTAAATTAA
- a CDS encoding FKBP-type peptidyl-prolyl cis-trans isomerase — MKKMVLCFSLAVLMTPAFAVSINNKSSQQDQLGYSYGYVMGRTNAETLKEVNLDAFIQGLRQAASGQASSLTDEEMAKALTQYKKQNESKQLQQFKQLADQNLKAGEAFLADNAKKAGVTTRPSGLQYQILKSGTGKTPTASSKVKVDYEGRLIDGTVFDSSIARNQPVEFQASQVIPGWTEGLQLMKEGSKYRFFIPAKLAYGEIGSGDSIEPNSTLIFDVELLKVSP; from the coding sequence ATGAAAAAAATGGTACTTTGCTTCAGTTTGGCGGTTTTAATGACTCCGGCTTTCGCGGTTAGCATTAACAATAAAAGTTCACAACAGGATCAACTCGGTTATAGCTATGGTTATGTCATGGGACGCACCAATGCTGAAACCTTAAAAGAAGTTAATTTAGACGCTTTTATTCAAGGTTTAAGACAAGCTGCTTCAGGTCAAGCTTCAAGTTTGACCGATGAAGAAATGGCCAAAGCTTTAACTCAATATAAAAAGCAGAATGAATCAAAACAACTGCAACAATTTAAACAATTGGCGGACCAAAACCTCAAAGCGGGTGAAGCCTTTTTAGCGGACAATGCCAAAAAAGCTGGTGTGACCACGCGCCCAAGTGGTTTGCAATATCAAATCCTGAAATCAGGCACAGGGAAAACCCCAACAGCGTCCTCCAAAGTTAAAGTCGATTATGAAGGACGTTTGATCGATGGTACGGTGTTTGACAGTTCAATTGCACGTAATCAACCGGTTGAATTTCAAGCCAGCCAAGTGATTCCAGGTTGGACTGAAGGATTACAACTGATGAAAGAAGGCAGTAAATATCGCTTCTTTATTCCTGCAAAACTGGCCTACGGTGAAATTGGCTCAGGTGATTCGATTGAACCGAATAGCACCTTAATTTTTGATGTGGAGCTATTAAAAGTTTCACCTTAA
- the murJ gene encoding murein biosynthesis integral membrane protein MurJ: MNTMALWRSTFIVSAMTMLSRVLGLVRDMVLMNVFGAGKDFDTFVVAFRIPNFFRRLFAEGAFSQAFIPVLTEYKTTKLHAEVQILISRVFGCLLSVMSVLTLFCMIIAPAILYVYAPGFHDDPAKFDLAVDLFRLTIPYLMFMSLTAFASSILNSYGSFSTPAFAPVLLNVAMIAGALWLTPFMAKPIMALGWAVVIAGILQLALQIPELWRKKLLIPPKVDFKHEGVERILKLMLPALFGVSVTQINLLLNTIWASFMQDGSVSWLYSAERMTELPLGLIGVAIGTVILPSLSARKAEDDQTKFKAMLDWAARVIVMVGVPASIALFMLSTPIIQALFQHGAFDVRDTEMTALALQCMSGGVLAFMLIKVFAPGFYAIQDTKTPVRVGLMAVAANAIINVVLIAFFRFIGWEEQHMALAIASSGSALVNAGMLYFYLHQRDIFRFGPHWKKLFVQFTIANIAMIAALAYALTWYNGELSQWLRIVEVLALCVIGVLAYLVGLLITGFRPRDLRHG, translated from the coding sequence GTGAATACGATGGCGCTTTGGCGATCGACCTTTATTGTCAGTGCAATGACCATGCTGTCCCGGGTTTTGGGACTGGTACGTGATATGGTCTTGATGAACGTCTTTGGAGCGGGTAAAGACTTCGATACCTTCGTGGTGGCTTTTCGTATTCCCAACTTCTTTAGACGATTGTTTGCCGAAGGGGCATTTTCTCAAGCCTTTATTCCGGTATTGACCGAATATAAAACCACCAAATTACATGCAGAAGTTCAGATTCTGATTAGTCGAGTCTTCGGCTGTTTACTCTCGGTGATGAGCGTCTTAACCTTGTTTTGCATGATCATTGCGCCGGCCATTTTGTATGTCTATGCACCCGGTTTCCATGATGACCCTGCTAAATTTGATTTGGCGGTGGATTTATTTCGCCTGACCATTCCCTATTTGATGTTTATGTCACTGACTGCATTTGCCAGTAGTATTTTAAACAGCTATGGCTCATTCTCAACGCCTGCATTTGCACCTGTTTTACTCAATGTTGCGATGATTGCCGGGGCGTTATGGTTAACCCCCTTTATGGCAAAGCCAATTATGGCACTCGGTTGGGCGGTGGTGATTGCCGGGATTTTACAGTTGGCCCTACAAATCCCCGAGCTATGGCGTAAAAAACTTTTGATTCCACCGAAAGTTGATTTTAAACATGAAGGTGTAGAGCGCATTTTAAAATTGATGCTGCCAGCCTTATTTGGTGTTTCAGTCACTCAAATTAACTTACTACTCAACACCATTTGGGCATCTTTCATGCAAGATGGTTCGGTGTCGTGGTTGTATAGTGCGGAACGTATGACTGAGTTACCTTTGGGTCTTATTGGGGTCGCAATTGGTACCGTAATTTTGCCATCGTTGTCTGCTCGAAAAGCTGAAGATGATCAAACCAAATTTAAAGCCATGTTGGACTGGGCGGCACGTGTCATTGTCATGGTCGGTGTGCCTGCGAGTATTGCGCTGTTTATGTTGTCAACGCCGATTATCCAAGCCTTATTTCAACATGGTGCCTTTGATGTGCGTGATACTGAAATGACCGCTTTGGCCCTGCAATGTATGAGTGGGGGAGTGTTGGCGTTTATGCTGATTAAAGTCTTTGCACCGGGTTTCTATGCCATTCAAGACACCAAGACACCTGTAAGAGTTGGATTGATGGCGGTGGCTGCCAATGCAATTATTAACGTGGTATTGATTGCTTTCTTCCGCTTCATTGGTTGGGAAGAGCAACATATGGCTTTGGCGATTGCTTCTTCAGGTTCCGCTTTGGTTAATGCCGGCATGTTGTATTTCTATTTACATCAGCGTGATATTTTCCGTTTTGGGCCACATTGGAAAAAATTATTTGTGCAATTTACGATAGCCAATATTGCCATGATTGCAGCCTTGGCTTATGCCTTAACCTGGTATAACGGCGAACTCAGTCAATGGTTGCGCATTGTTGAAGTGCTTGCACTGTGTGTGATCGGTGTGTTGGCGTATTTGGTTGGCTTATTGATTACAGGTTTTCGACCACGTGATTTAAGACATGGTTAA